The Devosia sp. A16 genome includes a window with the following:
- a CDS encoding LysE family translocator, protein MDLVTLAAFTIAYAIAVIVPGPGVAAVVARALGGGFRSAFPMVLGILAGDLVYLVFALFGLAAIATWFGPVFFVVKWAGALYLLYVAWQFWSARPGSEQIGAKKDASAWKTFLSGFALTMGNPKTIVFYLALLPTVIPLDKPITALGFAELTGIVVVVLLAIGCAYAGLAAAARDFFKSSKALRVLNRTAGVIMASAAAFVVVRE, encoded by the coding sequence ATGGATCTCGTCACTCTCGCCGCCTTCACCATCGCCTATGCCATCGCGGTCATCGTGCCCGGGCCCGGCGTCGCAGCGGTGGTGGCGCGGGCGCTCGGCGGCGGCTTCCGCTCCGCCTTTCCAATGGTGCTGGGCATTCTCGCCGGCGACCTGGTCTACCTGGTGTTCGCGCTGTTCGGCCTCGCCGCCATCGCCACCTGGTTCGGCCCGGTGTTCTTCGTGGTGAAATGGGCCGGCGCGCTCTACCTGCTCTATGTCGCCTGGCAGTTCTGGAGCGCCAGGCCCGGTTCCGAGCAGATCGGCGCCAAGAAGGATGCCAGCGCCTGGAAGACCTTCCTGTCCGGCTTCGCCCTGACCATGGGCAATCCCAAGACCATCGTCTTCTACCTCGCCCTGCTGCCCACGGTGATCCCGCTCGACAAGCCGATCACCGCGCTCGGCTTTGCCGAACTGACCGGCATCGTGGTGGTGGTGCTGCTCGCCATCGGCTGCGCCTATGCCGGCCTCGCCGCCGCGGCGCGCGACTTCTTCAAGTCGAGCAAGGCGCTGCGGGTGCTGAACCGTACGGCGGGGGTGATCATGGCAAGTGCCGCGGCATTTGTGGTGGTGCGGGAGTAA
- a CDS encoding phosphomannomutase, whose amino-acid sequence MTDSLKFGTSGLRGLAVDLTGGAARRYTAAFLDHIGTVAGGRVYLGRDLRASSPAILADCVAAIRAAGLVPVDCGVLPTPALALHAMALGGPAIMVTGSHIPADRNGLKFYVAAGEITKADENGIAAALRETVPAGEGRAEDGSIAAGDRYRQRYRGLLDAAALKGWRIGVFEHSSVARDLLVSFLTRAGADVVRLGRSESFVAVDTEAFSDPLFEPRLGWIRQHGLDAIVSTDGDGDRPLLIDGEGNFVRGDVLGMLAARFLGADRVVTPVTSNSAIEGVGWFGRVDRTRVGSPYVISGMQDAASGSPGAVVGFEANGGLLLGSEVAINGRVLSPLPTRDAVLPILAVLGTAAKLGESVAGLVRTLPVRAALSDRLAHVASERSAALLTGLVEQPGYARDFFAPVGEIQSVSTIDGPRFSLTSGDTVHYRASGNAPELRCYVEGVTPERAKELLDWGLSAASAVVR is encoded by the coding sequence ATGACGGATTCACTGAAGTTTGGCACCAGCGGCCTGCGCGGCCTCGCGGTCGATCTCACCGGCGGGGCGGCGCGGCGTTACACGGCGGCGTTTCTCGACCATATCGGTACCGTGGCCGGTGGGCGCGTCTATCTCGGCCGTGATCTGCGGGCCTCGAGCCCGGCCATCCTTGCCGATTGTGTCGCGGCGATCCGTGCGGCCGGGCTGGTGCCGGTCGATTGCGGGGTGCTGCCGACCCCGGCGCTGGCGCTCCACGCCATGGCGCTCGGCGGGCCGGCCATCATGGTGACCGGCAGCCACATCCCGGCCGACCGCAACGGGCTCAAGTTCTATGTCGCAGCCGGGGAGATCACCAAAGCGGACGAGAACGGCATCGCCGCGGCGCTGCGCGAGACGGTGCCGGCGGGCGAGGGTCGGGCCGAGGATGGCAGCATCGCGGCCGGCGACCGCTACCGGCAGCGCTATCGCGGCCTGCTCGATGCTGCGGCGCTGAAGGGCTGGCGCATCGGGGTGTTCGAGCATTCGTCGGTGGCGCGCGACCTGCTGGTGTCGTTCCTCACCCGGGCCGGCGCCGACGTGGTGCGGCTCGGCCGCTCCGAGAGTTTCGTGGCGGTCGATACCGAAGCGTTCTCCGATCCGTTGTTCGAGCCGCGCCTGGGCTGGATCCGGCAGCATGGCCTCGACGCCATAGTTTCGACCGACGGCGACGGCGACCGGCCGCTCCTGATCGACGGCGAGGGCAATTTCGTGCGCGGCGACGTGCTGGGGATGCTCGCCGCGCGCTTCCTGGGTGCCGACCGCGTGGTAACGCCCGTCACCTCGAACTCGGCGATCGAGGGCGTCGGCTGGTTCGGCCGGGTCGACCGCACCAGGGTCGGCTCGCCCTATGTCATTTCCGGCATGCAGGATGCTGCGAGCGGCTCGCCCGGCGCAGTTGTCGGGTTCGAAGCCAATGGTGGTTTGCTGCTGGGAAGCGAGGTAGCGATCAACGGCCGCGTGCTGAGCCCGCTGCCGACGCGCGATGCGGTGCTGCCGATCCTTGCCGTGCTGGGGACCGCGGCCAAGCTGGGCGAAAGCGTCGCCGGGCTGGTGCGGACGCTGCCGGTGCGTGCCGCGCTCAGCGACCGGCTGGCGCATGTGGCGAGCGAACGCAGTGCGGCGCTGCTGACGGGGCTGGTCGAACAACCGGGCTATGCGCGCGATTTTTTCGCGCCGGTGGGCGAGATCCAGTCGGTCTCGACCATCGATGGACCGCGCTTCTCGCTGACGTCCGGCGACACCGTGCACTACCGCGCCTCCGGCAACGCACCGGAGCTGCGCTGCTATGTCGAGGGTGTGACACCGGAGCGGGCCAAGGAACTGCTGGACTGGGGGCTGTCCGCGGCGAGTGCGGTGGTGCGGTAG
- a CDS encoding DNA-3-methyladenine glycosylase, protein MPSFDPIGFFNREVTVVARELLGARFLVDGVGGRIAETEAYHPTEPASHSHRGPTERNASMFLGPGHIYVYRSYGIHWCFNFVCADASAVLIRALEPTDGIEIMAERRGVASLRDLCSGPGKVGQALGVTRSAHDGLMIDAPPFSFAPAETPSPAVIGPRIGITKAADLPWRFGIAGSPFLSKAFRPG, encoded by the coding sequence ATGCCCTCCTTCGATCCCATCGGCTTCTTCAACCGTGAAGTCACCGTGGTGGCCCGCGAACTGCTCGGCGCACGGTTCCTCGTCGATGGCGTCGGTGGGCGCATTGCCGAGACCGAAGCCTACCATCCGACCGAACCCGCTTCGCACTCGCATCGCGGCCCTACCGAGCGAAACGCCTCGATGTTCCTGGGCCCCGGCCACATCTATGTCTACCGGTCCTACGGCATCCACTGGTGCTTCAACTTCGTCTGCGCCGATGCCTCGGCGGTGCTCATCCGCGCCCTCGAGCCCACCGATGGCATCGAGATCATGGCCGAGCGCCGCGGGGTCGCCAGCCTCCGCGACCTCTGCTCGGGCCCCGGCAAGGTCGGGCAGGCGCTTGGCGTAACCCGCTCGGCCCATGACGGGTTGATGATCGACGCGCCACCGTTCAGCTTCGCGCCGGCTGAGACTCCGTCGCCGGCGGTGATCGGCCCCCGCATCGGCATCACCAAGGCGGCTGACCTGCCCTGGCGCTTCGGCATCGCCGGTTCGCCGTTCCTCAGCAAGGCCTTTCGTCCCGGCTGA
- a CDS encoding ATP-grasp fold amidoligase family protein, protein MTTSPTRVQPPKLLRLLEIASTRRDMERRFQRAFGRLPDLSHPRTFNERMLHRLVYDRDPLFTVFSDKIAAKDYIARRVGPGYNVPLLGKWSTPRQIDWAALPERFVLKPSGDSGRFVLVRGPAERNPDHLRAIAWSWLKTRRAGRRHAEWGYRGVPRQLLAEPLLVGPDGGTPPEINVLTFGGKAKLIRRFTGRKTLPERRDAWFDATGRQVEIGVVSIASVRMELPESLRLELIEVAEALSDGLDHLRVDFYLTGDGLRVGELTPYSWGGMAHWRSPDLDEKMGRLWAGENDYAIFDDFRDPDPAGVPPADTATWLKTWEQLINAGDYASARQLFATDVVAFGSLAETMNGLDALEQQQWRKIWGSNREFAFEAPAMVSASDGASTVALRWHSKGMTEDGGWYERRGRCTLVLERRGRGLVCTHSHFSMDPGIPPRRSE, encoded by the coding sequence ATGACAACGAGTCCGACACGCGTCCAACCGCCCAAGCTGTTGCGCCTGCTGGAAATTGCCTCTACCCGGCGCGACATGGAGCGCCGGTTCCAACGCGCCTTTGGCCGCCTTCCCGACCTCTCGCATCCGCGCACCTTCAACGAGCGCATGCTGCACCGACTGGTCTACGATCGCGATCCGCTGTTCACGGTGTTCAGCGACAAGATCGCCGCCAAGGACTACATCGCGCGCCGCGTCGGCCCGGGCTACAACGTGCCGCTGCTCGGCAAATGGAGCACCCCCCGCCAGATCGATTGGGCCGCCCTGCCCGAGCGCTTCGTACTCAAGCCCAGCGGCGACAGCGGCAGGTTCGTGCTGGTGCGCGGGCCGGCCGAGCGCAACCCTGATCACTTGCGCGCCATCGCCTGGAGCTGGCTGAAGACGCGCCGGGCCGGCCGGCGCCATGCGGAATGGGGCTACCGCGGTGTGCCACGCCAGCTGCTTGCCGAGCCGCTGCTCGTCGGGCCGGACGGCGGCACCCCGCCCGAAATCAACGTCCTCACCTTCGGCGGCAAGGCGAAACTGATCCGCCGCTTCACCGGCCGAAAGACTCTGCCGGAGCGGCGCGACGCCTGGTTCGATGCCACCGGTCGTCAGGTCGAGATCGGCGTGGTTTCCATCGCCAGCGTCCGCATGGAGTTGCCCGAATCCCTGCGCCTCGAACTCATCGAGGTGGCCGAGGCGCTGTCTGACGGTCTCGATCATCTGCGGGTCGACTTCTACCTCACCGGCGACGGTCTCCGAGTGGGCGAGCTCACGCCCTATTCCTGGGGCGGAATGGCGCATTGGCGCTCGCCCGACCTCGACGAGAAGATGGGTCGGCTCTGGGCGGGTGAGAACGACTACGCCATATTCGACGATTTCCGCGATCCCGACCCTGCCGGCGTGCCGCCTGCCGACACCGCGACCTGGCTGAAGACCTGGGAGCAGCTGATCAACGCCGGTGACTACGCATCGGCGCGCCAGCTGTTCGCAACCGATGTCGTGGCCTTCGGCTCGCTGGCTGAGACCATGAACGGGCTCGACGCGCTGGAACAGCAGCAGTGGCGCAAAATCTGGGGCAGCAATCGCGAATTCGCCTTCGAAGCTCCGGCGATGGTTTCCGCCAGCGACGGCGCCTCAACGGTCGCCCTTCGCTGGCACTCCAAAGGCATGACCGAAGATGGCGGCTGGTACGAACGGCGCGGCCGCTGCACACTGGTGCTGGAGCGCCGCGGCCGAGGCCTTGTCTGTACCCACAGCCATTTCTCGATGGATCCGGGGATACCACCGCGCCGTTCAGAGTAA
- a CDS encoding PQQ-dependent sugar dehydrogenase: MRLFLTSLALGLTLGFGSALAQPVALTTRLVTDALDQPLFAVAPPADPRLFVVEQTGRIRIIVDGKLAEAPFLDLSASVSSGGEQGLLGLAFHPDYANNGRFFVNYTDKDGATHIVGYKVSADPAVADPASAGELLRIDQPFANHNGGWLGFGPDGLLYIGMGDGGSGGDPGNRAQNPDELLGKILRLDVDGATPYAIPEANPFAEGGGRPEIFALGVRNPWRPSFDGDDFYIADVGQSAYEEITVITAESAGANLGWNIMEGPACYGAQSCEQTGLVPPSYSYSHDTGGCSITGGYVYRGKAIPEIAGQYFFADFCDSRVNSFAYADGEAGDVFDWTAQLGGIGGITSFGVDSAGELYLTTIEGKLFEVVRAE, from the coding sequence ATGCGCCTGTTCCTGACCAGCCTTGCCCTGGGTCTCACCCTGGGGTTTGGATCGGCCCTCGCCCAGCCCGTGGCCCTGACCACCCGCCTCGTCACTGACGCGCTGGACCAGCCGCTGTTCGCCGTCGCGCCGCCGGCTGATCCACGGCTGTTCGTGGTCGAGCAGACCGGTCGCATCCGCATCATCGTTGACGGCAAACTGGCCGAGGCGCCGTTCCTCGATCTCAGCGCCAGCGTCAGCAGCGGCGGCGAACAGGGGCTGCTCGGCCTCGCCTTCCACCCCGACTACGCCAATAACGGCCGCTTCTTCGTCAACTACACCGACAAGGACGGCGCGACCCACATCGTCGGCTACAAGGTTTCGGCCGATCCCGCCGTCGCCGACCCGGCCTCGGCGGGCGAACTGCTGCGCATCGACCAGCCCTTTGCCAATCACAACGGCGGCTGGCTCGGTTTCGGCCCCGACGGCTTGCTTTATATCGGCATGGGCGATGGCGGCTCGGGCGGCGATCCTGGCAACCGCGCGCAGAACCCCGACGAACTGCTCGGCAAGATCCTGCGCCTCGATGTCGACGGAGCGACGCCCTACGCCATCCCCGAAGCCAATCCCTTCGCCGAAGGCGGCGGCCGGCCCGAGATCTTCGCGCTCGGCGTGCGTAACCCCTGGCGCCCGTCCTTCGACGGCGACGATTTCTACATCGCCGATGTCGGCCAGAGCGCTTACGAGGAAATCACCGTCATCACTGCCGAGTCCGCCGGCGCCAATCTCGGCTGGAACATCATGGAAGGACCGGCCTGCTACGGCGCCCAGAGCTGCGAACAGACCGGCCTCGTGCCGCCGAGCTACAGCTATTCGCACGACACCGGCGGCTGCTCGATCACCGGCGGCTATGTCTATCGCGGCAAGGCCATCCCCGAGATCGCGGGCCAGTATTTCTTCGCCGATTTCTGCGACAGCCGCGTCAACTCCTTCGCCTATGCGGACGGCGAGGCCGGCGACGTCTTCGACTGGACGGCGCAACTGGGCGGCATCGGCGGCATCACCTCGTTCGGCGTCGACAGCGCCGGCGAACTCTACCTCACGACGATCGAGGGCAAGTTGTTCGAGGTGGTGCGGGCGGAGTGA
- a CDS encoding dihydrofolate reductase family protein → MRKITAGFFHSVDGVVESPNLWQFDAFDDELGALLGETMSKIDTVLLGRVGFEEWAGYWPNAEADQDFAQFINNMPKYVASRTRSQADLSIWQNSTLIEGDVIEFARELKAREGGEIAVMGGISLARQLFFAGLLEELTLITHPVVAGKGKRMFEATDPVTRLELKRSSTTSKGNVVSVYGLKPE, encoded by the coding sequence ATGCGCAAGATCACTGCAGGCTTCTTCCACTCGGTCGACGGCGTCGTCGAATCGCCCAACCTCTGGCAGTTCGATGCCTTCGACGATGAGCTGGGCGCCTTGCTCGGCGAGACCATGTCCAAGATCGATACCGTGCTGCTGGGCCGCGTCGGCTTCGAGGAGTGGGCGGGATACTGGCCCAATGCCGAGGCCGACCAGGACTTTGCCCAGTTCATCAACAACATGCCCAAATACGTCGCTTCGCGCACGCGCAGCCAGGCTGACCTGTCGATCTGGCAAAACTCGACGCTGATCGAAGGCGACGTGATCGAGTTCGCCCGCGAACTCAAGGCCAGGGAGGGCGGCGAGATCGCGGTGATGGGCGGCATTTCGCTGGCGCGCCAGCTGTTCTTCGCGGGGCTGCTCGAGGAACTGACGCTGATCACCCACCCGGTCGTCGCCGGCAAGGGCAAGCGGATGTTCGAAGCAACCGATCCGGTCACCCGGCTGGAGCTCAAGCGGTCTTCGACCACCAGCAAGGGCAACGTGGTTTCGGTCTACGGCCTGAAGCCCGAGTAA
- a CDS encoding aldehyde dehydrogenase family protein, with protein sequence MTELHKNLINGEWVGGDGVDNINPSNTNEVVGVYARATQQDTLDAIAAAKAAFPAWSRSGILQRWEILSKTAHEIFARKAELGELLSREEGKTLAEGIGEVTRAGQIFEFFAGEALRLSGESVPSVRPGVGVEMTREPMGVVGIITPWNFPIAIPAWKIAPALCYGNTVVFKPADLVPGCSWAIVDILHRNGLPKGVLNLVMGKGSVVGQTMLDSKDIVAQTFTGSVNTGRRVAEASVKVMRKFQLEMGGKNPTIVLDDADLKVAVETTAQSAFYSTGQRCTASSRLIVTEGIHDAFVAALTERIRNLKVGDAIAKDTEIGPVVDPGQLKQDTDYIEIGKGEGAKLAVGGELVKRDNPGYFLQPALFTEANNQMRIAREEIFGPVAAVIRVKDYDEALAVANDTDFGLSAGIVTTSLKYATHFKRNAEAGMVMVNVPTAGVDFHVPFGGRKGSSYGPKEQGKYAAEFFTQVKTAYTAAG encoded by the coding sequence ATGACCGAACTGCACAAGAACCTCATCAACGGCGAATGGGTCGGCGGCGACGGGGTGGACAATATCAACCCGTCCAACACCAACGAGGTGGTGGGCGTCTACGCGCGCGCGACCCAGCAGGATACGCTCGATGCTATCGCCGCCGCCAAGGCGGCGTTCCCGGCCTGGTCGCGTTCGGGCATCCTGCAGCGCTGGGAAATCCTCAGTAAGACCGCGCATGAAATCTTCGCCCGCAAGGCCGAACTCGGCGAACTGCTGAGCCGCGAAGAGGGCAAGACCCTGGCCGAAGGCATCGGCGAGGTCACCCGCGCCGGGCAGATCTTCGAGTTCTTTGCCGGCGAGGCGCTGCGGCTGTCGGGCGAGAGCGTGCCGTCGGTGCGTCCGGGCGTTGGCGTCGAGATGACGCGCGAGCCGATGGGCGTGGTCGGCATCATCACGCCGTGGAATTTCCCGATCGCCATCCCGGCCTGGAAGATCGCCCCGGCGCTCTGCTACGGCAATACCGTGGTGTTCAAGCCGGCCGACCTGGTGCCGGGCTGCTCATGGGCCATCGTCGACATCCTCCATCGCAACGGCCTGCCCAAGGGCGTGCTCAACCTGGTGATGGGCAAGGGATCGGTGGTCGGCCAGACCATGCTCGACAGCAAAGATATCGTGGCGCAGACCTTTACCGGTTCGGTGAATACCGGCCGGCGCGTCGCCGAGGCCAGCGTCAAGGTGATGCGCAAGTTCCAACTCGAGATGGGCGGCAAGAACCCGACCATCGTGCTCGACGATGCCGACCTGAAGGTGGCGGTGGAAACCACGGCGCAGAGCGCCTTCTATTCGACCGGCCAGCGCTGCACGGCCTCGTCGCGCCTGATCGTCACCGAGGGCATTCACGACGCCTTCGTCGCCGCGCTCACCGAGCGTATCCGCAACCTCAAGGTGGGCGACGCCATCGCCAAGGACACCGAGATCGGCCCGGTGGTCGATCCCGGCCAGCTCAAGCAGGACACCGACTATATCGAGATCGGTAAGGGCGAGGGCGCCAAGCTGGCGGTCGGCGGCGAGCTGGTGAAGCGCGACAACCCCGGCTACTTCCTGCAGCCGGCCTTGTTCACCGAAGCCAACAACCAGATGCGCATCGCCCGCGAGGAAATCTTCGGGCCGGTGGCGGCGGTGATCCGCGTCAAGGACTACGACGAGGCGCTGGCGGTGGCCAACGACACCGATTTCGGCCTCTCGGCCGGTATCGTCACCACCTCGCTCAAGTACGCCACGCACTTCAAGCGCAATGCCGAAGCCGGCATGGTGATGGTGAACGTGCCGACTGCCGGCGTCGATTTCCACGTGCCGTTCGGCGGCCGCAAGGGGTCGAGCTATGGCCCCAAGGAGCAGGGCAAGTACGCGGCCGAGTTCTTCACCCAGGTGAAGACGGCTTACACCGCCGCCGGCTGA
- a CDS encoding fumarylacetoacetate hydrolase family protein, with amino-acid sequence MPGHQHPRVITVRGDDVVDITAKAAPTSRDVAEQSDPAAYVVSATGPVIGNLEQLLANSWSGKTDPKAPSLLSPIDLQAVKAAGVTFVVSLLERVIEEQARGDKAKADDLRKDILGLVGTDLSQLEPGSPAAMEVKKTLIARGVWSQYLEVGIGPDAEIFTKCQPMASVGYGADVGILPISEWNNPEPELVVVVASTGKIVGATLGNDVNLRDVEGRSALLLGKAKDNNASASLGPFIRLFDGKFTLETVKQADIALSVTGEDGFELTGVSNLSQISRSPESLVAASIGRHHQYPDGLVLYTGTMFAPVKDRGGAGKGFTHKLGDVVSISTPSLGTLSNTVRLATEAAPWTYGTSQLLRDLAKADLL; translated from the coding sequence GTGCCCGGTCACCAGCATCCGCGGGTGATCACGGTGCGCGGCGACGACGTTGTCGATATCACCGCCAAGGCCGCGCCGACCTCTCGTGATGTCGCCGAACAATCCGATCCCGCCGCCTACGTGGTCTCGGCCACGGGACCGGTGATCGGCAACCTCGAGCAACTCCTCGCCAATTCCTGGTCGGGCAAGACCGACCCCAAGGCGCCCTCGCTGCTGTCGCCGATCGACCTGCAGGCGGTGAAAGCGGCGGGCGTGACCTTCGTCGTGTCGCTGCTCGAGCGTGTCATCGAAGAGCAGGCGCGCGGCGACAAGGCCAAGGCCGACGACCTGCGCAAGGACATCCTGGGGCTGGTGGGCACCGATCTCAGCCAGCTCGAGCCCGGCTCGCCCGCCGCGATGGAGGTCAAGAAGACGCTGATCGCGCGCGGCGTGTGGAGCCAGTATCTCGAAGTCGGTATCGGGCCGGACGCGGAGATTTTCACCAAGTGCCAGCCGATGGCCTCGGTCGGCTACGGCGCCGATGTCGGCATCCTGCCGATCTCGGAGTGGAACAACCCCGAGCCGGAGCTGGTGGTGGTGGTTGCGTCGACCGGCAAGATCGTTGGGGCAACGCTCGGCAACGACGTGAACCTGCGCGACGTCGAAGGCCGCTCGGCCCTGCTGCTCGGCAAGGCCAAGGACAACAACGCCTCCGCTTCGCTGGGCCCGTTCATCCGGCTGTTCGACGGCAAGTTCACCCTCGAGACGGTGAAACAGGCCGACATCGCGCTGAGCGTCACCGGCGAGGACGGGTTCGAGCTGACGGGCGTGTCGAACCTCAGCCAGATTTCGCGCTCTCCCGAGTCGCTGGTTGCGGCCTCCATCGGGCGGCATCACCAGTATCCGGACGGCCTCGTGCTCTATACCGGCACCATGTTCGCGCCGGTGAAGGATCGCGGTGGCGCCGGCAAGGGCTTTACCCACAAGCTCGGCGATGTGGTGTCGATCTCGACGCCGTCGCTCGGCACCCTATCTAATACAGTGCGCCTCGCCACCGAGGCGGCCCCTTGGACCTATGGCACCAGCCAGTTGCTCAGGGATCTCGCCAAGGCGGATCTGCTTTAG
- a CDS encoding SIMPL domain-containing protein has protein sequence MRPITAALIPLFLATALTTAPVLAQETTPVNGTISISGIGEVTAAPDTAFVNSGVTSQGATAREALDANTKAMSELIETLKAAGIEARDIQTSGFSVNPNYVYSDARDANGYQLPPKITGYQVFNNVNVRVRELAKLGSVLDKAVTVGANTINGVSFSVADPSKLYDEARKAAFADAKAKAGLYAEVAGEELGSIRNISEVQGMSAPQPYMMKASADAVSAGAVPIEGGELSYSINVQVTWDFAGK, from the coding sequence ATGCGTCCCATTACTGCCGCCCTCATTCCCCTGTTCCTCGCTACCGCGCTGACTACCGCCCCCGTACTCGCGCAGGAGACCACACCCGTGAACGGCACGATTTCGATCAGCGGCATCGGTGAAGTGACGGCTGCCCCCGACACCGCCTTCGTCAACTCCGGCGTCACCAGCCAGGGCGCCACGGCCCGCGAGGCGCTCGACGCCAACACCAAGGCGATGAGCGAGCTGATCGAGACGCTGAAGGCCGCCGGCATCGAGGCGCGCGACATCCAGACCTCGGGCTTTTCGGTCAACCCGAACTACGTCTATTCCGATGCCCGCGACGCCAACGGCTACCAGCTGCCCCCCAAGATCACCGGCTACCAGGTGTTCAACAACGTCAACGTGCGGGTGCGCGAGCTGGCCAAGCTCGGCTCGGTCCTCGACAAGGCCGTGACGGTCGGCGCCAACACCATCAACGGCGTCAGCTTCTCGGTCGCCGACCCCTCCAAGCTCTATGACGAAGCGCGCAAGGCCGCCTTCGCCGATGCCAAGGCCAAGGCCGGGCTCTATGCCGAAGTCGCCGGCGAGGAACTGGGCAGCATCCGCAATATCAGCGAGGTGCAGGGCATGAGCGCGCCGCAGCCCTACATGATGAAGGCCTCGGCCGATGCCGTCTCGGCCGGCGCCGTGCCGATCGAGGGTGGCGAACTCAGCTACTCGATCAACGTCCAGGTCACCTGGGACTTTGCCGGCAAGTAA
- a CDS encoding YidB family protein, translated as MANRTPSLLALLGLLAVAGYQNRDKIGEALKGLQGSGTGAGGQAGGLGGMLGGLGDLLSGNGSKNVLSGGLGDLLDTFRSSGQKETADSWVTPGVPTKGLSPDEVATAIGEENLAELSQRTGLSREDLLKRLATAIPETVDKMTPDGRLPDEEQARGFFQI; from the coding sequence ATGGCAAACCGCACACCTTCACTACTCGCGCTGCTCGGCCTTCTCGCAGTCGCGGGCTACCAGAACCGGGACAAGATCGGCGAGGCCCTGAAGGGGCTGCAGGGATCCGGAACAGGTGCCGGCGGACAGGCGGGAGGCCTCGGTGGCATGCTGGGCGGCCTCGGTGACCTCCTGAGCGGGAACGGGTCGAAGAACGTCTTGAGCGGCGGCCTCGGCGACCTTCTGGATACCTTCCGGTCCTCGGGCCAGAAGGAGACGGCCGACTCCTGGGTCACCCCTGGCGTGCCAACCAAGGGCCTGAGCCCCGATGAGGTGGCCACCGCCATCGGTGAAGAGAACCTCGCAGAGCTGTCGCAGCGCACCGGTCTAAGCCGCGAGGACCTTCTGAAGCGCCTGGCCACCGCGATCCCTGAGACAGTAGACAAGATGACACCTGACGGAAGGTTGCCCGACGAGGAACAGGCTCGAGGCTTCTTTCAGATCTAG
- a CDS encoding GlsB/YeaQ/YmgE family stress response membrane protein yields the protein MGILWTILIGFIAGVIAKFIVPGSGGPSGFVLTTILGIVGAFLATFLGQALGLYTAGEGAGLIGATVGAVILLFVWGAVARRRS from the coding sequence TTGGGCATACTCTGGACCATCCTCATAGGCTTCATTGCAGGCGTGATTGCGAAGTTCATCGTGCCGGGATCCGGAGGTCCATCCGGCTTCGTGCTGACGACGATACTCGGCATCGTAGGTGCCTTCCTCGCCACTTTCCTCGGTCAAGCACTCGGCCTGTACACGGCCGGTGAGGGTGCCGGGCTCATTGGGGCCACCGTAGGCGCCGTAATCCTTCTCTTCGTTTGGGGCGCCGTAGCGCGCCGCAGGAGCTGA
- a CDS encoding sulfite exporter TauE/SafE family protein yields the protein MGDLLSYWPFVLGLLATGVISGIAAGLLGIGGGAIIVPALASALALLGYDSDVVQHIAVGTSLAIIIPTGIASARAHDKRGAVDHRILKLWAPVVVVATFVGGLMAGLYTGDVLRIVFGVVALFIAANIVLPFQERLMGHLRDSALTHRISAAVVGYISALMGVGGGSLSVPTIHAFGASMHKAVGTGAAIGVFIALSGTLGFVISGWSVEGRPPLSLGYINIVALVLIGVTAAVCAPWGAALAHRLQQRTLKLAFAAFLALVGLNMIWKAIAG from the coding sequence GTGGGCGACCTTCTCAGTTACTGGCCGTTTGTTCTCGGGCTGCTGGCGACCGGCGTGATTTCCGGCATCGCGGCGGGGCTGCTGGGAATCGGCGGCGGCGCCATCATCGTGCCGGCGCTGGCCTCGGCCCTGGCGCTGCTCGGCTATGACAGCGACGTGGTGCAGCACATCGCGGTAGGCACCTCGCTCGCCATCATCATTCCCACCGGCATCGCCAGCGCCCGGGCGCACGACAAGCGCGGCGCGGTGGATCATCGGATCCTGAAGCTCTGGGCGCCGGTCGTCGTGGTCGCCACCTTCGTCGGCGGGCTCATGGCGGGGCTCTATACCGGCGATGTGCTGCGCATCGTGTTCGGCGTGGTGGCGCTGTTCATCGCCGCCAATATCGTCCTGCCGTTCCAGGAGCGGCTGATGGGACACCTCAGGGATTCGGCCCTGACGCACCGTATCTCGGCGGCGGTGGTCGGCTACATCTCGGCGCTGATGGGGGTAGGGGGCGGCTCGCTGAGCGTGCCCACCATCCATGCCTTCGGCGCTTCCATGCACAAGGCAGTGGGGACGGGCGCCGCGATCGGGGTGTTCATCGCGCTGTCGGGGACGCTGGGTTTCGTCATCTCGGGCTGGAGCGTCGAGGGCCGGCCGCCGCTCAGCCTGGGCTACATCAACATCGTCGCGCTGGTGCTGATCGGAGTGACGGCGGCTGTCTGTGCGCCTTGGGGCGCGGCGCTGGCGCACCGGCTGCAGCAGCGCACGCTCAAACTGGCTTTCGCCGCGTTCCTGGCGCTGGTCGGGCTCAACATGATCTGGAAGGCGATTGCGGGCTGA